Part of the Ctenopharyngodon idella isolate HZGC_01 chromosome 8, HZGC01, whole genome shotgun sequence genome, CCTTtctttcatatcaaaagtagcaaagcacaaaacatttttttggtttcaaataggtAATCGATTCAAatcgattctcccacgattctgaaaatacaaccaaacaaaataacatataatttactagaggttctgacaaaatataaattgctgactctaattgctggaaaatgtttgaatgaattatttaaaaaaaaatggttttgaatgaattcaatgactcattaataaatacttgtttcattgctggatgaatcagtgtttttgaacgaatcttttgaatgaacgattcaatgacaaatacattttttaacagttgtcgccacctagtggaattagatgtaattgatacaacagTTATTTGATGTGCCAAGttcgtttcaaaaggtagtttgctctattttgatcgctatcatAGAcggtgtttaaatactaacttaaaacttatatctcagtacttctgtgatcatgtgaatatttgtaactcagaaataactaatgtgtgattcaaaactgctctctctggctctggcagcacGAGCACAGATTTGAACGTTCCGGGATGATTTTGTCAAAGATTTAACAGACGCGGaagaatcgttgtcattaataaagtaggatcgtgtgggtgcttgaatcgagatcgcgatctttttacgattaatcctgcagtttagtgaagttttgttcactcatcaactgaaaacagcataggccaaaaaaaaattatttctgggatttaagaattgaaatcagttcatcaaaatgaaaatcaaaaattttattttcaacCCAGCCCTAATCACTGGGCAAttatatagtttacatttttagatGATATAACATCAATTATGCATCAGATTAACTTTATACAGACATCTTTCTCAAATTCTGTGTAGGGCATTTGGTGATAAGACACATCCTCCGGTTATACCGGTCACAAACTCTCCAGCACAGGTGGAGGGAGAAACAGAGGGAGAGGAATGCGTGGAGAAAGAGGAGGTGAAGGACGGCTCTGAATCAGTTGCAGTGGAAACATCTTGTCAGAGCATGCAGGAGCTGAGGCTGGATGAGCATGAGGTGCTGAAGGAAGAGCAACCAGTTGATGATAAAGAGGGTGAAGACACTGACGGGGAAGAGCACGACTCTAAATCTCCACAGGGTGAAATGTCTTTGACTTTTTGTCACATATACTTTTTGTAGGCGCTTTCTGTATGTTGACGTTCATGTCTCTCTTAATACAGAGCAGATGGATGAGTTATTGCTGCAATGTTTTCTCCATGCACTTAAGACTAAAGTCAAAAAGTCAGACCTCCCACTACTGACCAGCACCTTCCTGAGCAAGCACATGGTGTCCTGCTGGTAATTTTGCCTCTTTTATTATTCTTCTGACATCTTGCCTATATTTCCTAAGCTCAACCTTTTACTTTACggcaaatattataatttttgacCTTGCCTTTGTTTGAGATGTACCGTAAAGCTTACGTGATAACATGTTGGTAATAGGCATGTAACTGTCtgtcatttgtttatttgccAAACGACGTTAATTTTCTTCAAATCTGCCAGTTACAGAGGGTTTTGGTTAATTGGATCCACAACAGATTTGGCGCCTACTCCTTGTAATGCATCGTCATCATTGTTCCGCAttctcattggtttgctggcAGATGGGGGATTTCATGCGCAGAGAAAGCTGTCCGTGAATCACTCTCCCAAGCGGAAAAATTATCTTGATCACcgaaaatcacattgtatttgatacaaaactaactagactaaatcaaatgggggaaaaaaggttaatatttcattttctccatagggagatttttttttttttttacaaaaacttttaaactgttaaagacAGATGTACTGTAAGTAGACATACTGTAACCATCCAAAGTTGTTAATCGATAATCAATGCATTTGTTAGTCATCaatttgcattatttcaacttatttttttaaggaatactCATGTTTTTGTGTATGTAATACTCATActtatatagtaaatatattttacttatattttattaagcTTAAAATAGGCtactaatatttatgttatacttattttttattcttatctAAAAAATACTTCTAGCTTATAATACGGGGCTGTTAAATGCTCAAATCTGTTTGGTTgaccaacgttctaaggtgtgcaattattttcagggaaacgcacggctaaagtacTTCTAGCAGGTCTTGACTGCATTACAGTTCCATGTCACTTctccaaatgttttcagttatttcagtaggtccttacagcctgcaaccgcaaaagaaacaaaacccacaatgacaccaaccaagcaaataaatatagtaaacaataggatgaaaacaataaattattgtcatggtttttgccacaaaatacgttttattgtgtcctgatactctctcgcgcgctctctctctttcaaacgtacACACGTACTGTATTGTACGGAGACACACACGCAGAGAAACGTTTGGTCAGCGCTGCCCTGACGAATTACTCAGTAAAATGGTTTAGCAACTTAAGATACATGAATCACCAGCAaggtaataactgtgcggtTCTTGAGATAAAGTtatagtttcgctattagtagacaCTGCTGCCGTGAGAGACGCagactcaggtaggctaattcacatatgctgcttattctctttccctctctcaactgtgttaataactgtatcaactgTATTATTCTGttatcaaggctcaagccttcgttactagttctgaaatgacgttttggaattagcaacagaggcttgggatgagatgagtaagaaattagtcccacacacaagagtgttttaaggacaaaaacctgacaaatgtcttgaaatacaacattggaacaatgtcttgaggtgtggtaaccgtagtataagcagaataattgaCTCCCAGGTGGTaatgcaaaacaataaaacaatctttgtcagAAGATATCAAAAGCTGGCGTGCCAAAAGAATAGAGAGCAGAAAAAGGCCCACTAACAAAGACCAAGGTCAGTTAAGCATAGGAAAAACTTACATTCCACTTAAAGGTCTGTTTGGACAGATAAGAAAGTTCAGCCTAAACTCTCAGTAATTTATGTTTTCCTGCTATAAGAATTGTGGCTGGTTGTGCCTGGTTCCAGGACAGTTAACATTAACCAGAAAGTCAAAAATAACCACCCAAGATGTGGGTTTAACACCTTTTCGGAACAACAGGAACGCAAAGTTTGCACATTTCAAATATCAAGTCTTACGTTGTGCACAAAATATTATTGCAGGAAAAAGTTCAAATGAGCACAAATTCTGAGAACATCATCGCTTCTGCAGTAGATGGCAGGCATCCAATATTAACCACAAGTGTCAACAACCTGTCACATTGGAACATTTGAAGAACAATTGAATATAACAAACATACTCTCAAACAAGAAtacttgaaaagaaaaaaaaagaagatacaaTGAAGAATAAccataaatgagaaaaaataagGAGTAATTACTTGAATATATGATGAGGAGTAATATAATTCATGTAATCCTACTTCATAtatgaaatggaaaaaataatattgctaaatcataagccatacatgattaaatgattaatgtgaaatgtgaataaaatgcatgaatatggACCATTTTTGAtccacctgtgtgtgtgtgtgtgtgtgtgtgtgtgtgtgtgtgtgtgtgtaatgtcaCAATCTCTACTTTCTTCCCCACAGTCCTAGAGGAAAGCAGCTAGATATCAAGAAATCAAGTTATAAAAAGGTACACTGGTCACAGATTGTGAGGTTTTAGTCAATGTCAGTGTAGCCTTATTATCTTTGCTTTAGTAGGTCACAACTTTTCTCTCTTCCTTTTCAGCTGTCTAAGTTTCTGTTGTGCATGCAGAGAGATCACAGTCTGGTTCAGGTGAAGGAGCTGAGTAAAGGTGTGGAGAGCATTGTGGAAGTTTACTGGAGGAACCCTGAGTAAGCAGTCAAACCATTCACTACTATTATCTCATTCATAagcttaaaaatgattttaatacaaCTGAAATAGTAAAAGCGCATAATATAACAGAAATAGAAAATATGTTTGTTGATGTTTGTTGAATTGGCTGTTTTCTTGAACAAGTTGTTCTACTTTTTCAGATTGTGTTCTTTCAGCACACCAGAGGATTGTGGGCCAGAGAAAGAGTCTGTGGAGGGGAGCGGGGCTTGTGAGGTCCCATACCAACCCCCTGAAATCACACAACTCTATGGGGTCACTGCACGCCTGGAGCCTCTTTTTCAGGATGCCAAGAAAAAGTTAACGAGTGGAAACATtttgttgtgatttttttttaaaagtgtgttaGTGGGAGTGTTCAGgttttgagcattttttttgtgtttcagaAAGGGGACGCCTCTAAAGGCCAGTGAAGTGAGGAATATCATCACAGATTATGTAAAGAAAAATGATCTCGTCCATGAAACCAACAAAAAGTGAGCTTAAGTACCATATGGATCTATGCAAACTACTGCATGGTTTCAGTACTATACTAGTGCAAATTTCACAAGGTTTGGACTGAAGTGACTTCCTCTCTTCTCTTGTTCATCAGTTATGTTAACATTAACCCTGCACTTTGTGACTGTTTGCTGGAGAAGTCTGAGTACCACGAAGTCGAGACACTGAAATGGGATGACCTCTTTAGCAggtaaaaatgcataaagtatATCATCACATTgtgtattttttcttcttcttttttttgtgtatgtgtgtgttttttcacAGGAAGCACATAATTGTCTTAAAAGGTTCAACCAAAAATGGCTCAGTACATATATCTTTATAGATGTCAAAGTAAATTAGTCATGTGCAGCAGGGgcttctttttgttttcataggGGGGCACACTTTTTATGATCTGAGAAACAGAAATTCACCAAAACAATAACATCCCATATTTATTATAACTGAAACAGACCAAGTTCTATATTAAAACATCAATATAGCCCATTCACAACTACACCAAAACATTATGCCTATACACTTCGTAAACAAAGTCACAAAAGCTCTTTAATTGCACCAACAacacaataatattaaaaacaatacataCCAAATAGCAATAAAAATATGTAGCCTACATCTGTAGCATATTGACGTTTACCATAGACTTTAGTGTACTCAACATTAAAATAGTTGAGGGCGGCCTGTCTCCAAGTTATCTCACAAAGTTCCGTTCTGACTGCACAATgcatctcttatttacataaatgtttgttataatgagaggatttgCGAGCATGCAGTTTTTGTTCAgtactaacttaaacacctctgattgggcattgtgttcaagaaatcaacagatatgttagtgattggctacattgctcaacactgcaaaaacagaaaCCTTTGACATTTTCCAGAGCCCAAACACAGATACGCACTGGATCGTTTGCCAAATATGTTTCGCcaatatgttattattatgtAGAAAACCAGTATTTATGGGCAGCTTTTCCCTCTAAAAGcaatcagaagcagcagcaggcaGTGGTTTGAGAGAGAAAATTCCAGGCTAGTCTTAAGTCTGTGCCCAGGGGATGCCTCTCCCAGCCTTACACATGCTGTGCCTAAGATAAGATAATGTGTTAAAGTTACCACTGTAGACAgaaataacacagaaataatgttttttgcttttaataGTAAGTTAACTGAATGACCATATGATCCTGCAGGACTCTTATCAGAATGCAGGCGTGCCATGAGGTGCTGTTTCCAGGTCAGCCTCCTGTGGTTAAGAAAGGACAGATGGAGCCTATAGACATTACTGTAGCCTCCAGGGGATCCAATAAGAAGGTATGAAGCCATTATAAGAACATGGCTATATATATAGTTGTtccaaaaaaagtatttggatgcttaaagacacaatatgtaagatttttggattaaaatatccaaaaaccagtAGAACAGTTGTTAACCAGTGTAACTACCCTCGTCATTGCatcgcctgtcaatgacgtcataCCCTTGCTAACTTTTCCTTCTGTAggaaccatggaaacaccaaagacgctttaaaggggtcatgaaatgagaaatcaaattttccttgagcttttaaTATATAAGAAGTCATCATACtgtaagaatatcctgtaagtttcaaaaccaaaaacttccttgttagtccaaaaacagcatttaaagtTACCAAGCCCAGCGAATGACTGTGCCTGTTTATAATGTAATAGATAGGTGAAAGgccgcctctgcagaagaaaatcAACACCTACTTCACCATTGCAactttagccccgcccactggtgttagtgagatgaggaagaGAGAAGAGCACAGGATTACTCACTGGACTAAACTAATACCTTCTgcatcctaatgctaggaatgtggttattttatttattttcaacaatgtgaatgtctcaggtttttttttttaagttttttttatgtggtatatttcactgtggattctttggtaaatcagtcgCAATTTTGGAGCAGTCTTTGCAAACATTTACGATACGGACTCAACAGTAATGCAAGTAACCGTATTAATTCTAATGCCTAATCTGTGACCAGTGATTTCTGATTTGTAGAGACCTGAAAACTCCGTCCCGCGCCCACCCGCTCCCACAGGATTCTGTCCCGCTCCcgcaaaaaaatgttatattgtcCTGCTCCCGCCCGCAACATTCATGTTTTGTCCCGTTCCCTCCCACAAAATCCTGCATAAAAGTAgcttatatatttttgtccGTACATCCATGAAATATTTAGTTATGTGTCTCCCCAACATCCCAGCATAAACGCTTCCGATAAAATATTTGCTATTAAAGCATCAACATTCACAAACCACAGTTAGTTTTAACCGAAAAACAAGCTGCTGCATGCATTGGTATGTCAGAATGCGCACAAAGAGTGCTCCCTTTATGACTAAAAAGCTGACATCTCAGTTCATCGCGATCTCACAAAGCTCTGTTATAACACAATGAATATATGAACAATGAATCTTtcataatgtttacactttgTGTGTTATAATAATAGGATTCGTGAGCGCGCAAATTTCAGCACTGCATAAAAACTCAAAAAACGTTTTGAGTGGTGAGAGGATTCTAACATGTTGCGTCTCCATTGCATCTCAGAAATCAAcaaatatgtctgtgattggctacattgctcaacactGCAAACAAGTGTTATACATAGAATCTCACATGTGCTTGCGACTGTAAatcgtttttattttatattagttgTTCTTGTTGCTCAAATGATTTGTGGGAGTCCCACAAATCATTTGATTCTCCCGCAACCTGCACACGAGTAGCGTCTCACCACACATGCCCATCAAATCTTGTCCCACGCCGCACTCTATTGCGTTGGGTCCCACGGGAGTGCAGGTCTCTAGTCAGAAGTgccagtaaatcaaaccagtgattACTTAatggtcaacttcacattgtttctcttagtagaatgaaaataatctgttatttaaactgtgattaaattataaatagaaagtgatcaaagaacgctccctttgcaatcgctggagctgtcaatcaaacagcgcaagtTTATCTGTGACGGAGTTCTGGACTCATGCCAAAACTCCCGTAATAATAAACACTATATAATCAACGTATAATCAACACTTTacatgattagttaaccttgagagctgtaatagtaaaaacatactaaaagttttcgagagagttaaacatgtaatacttagctatttcatatgcaaagatgttagccaatcacagcagtctcacagcagacacgccccttaaaacagagcattGAAATCAGAGgtctaaaatcagggtaggaaaattgccttttatttctaaatgatgacagtttttgatgtaaaaatcattactAACTGTACTAACAGTATAAGTGCACCACaggaaacattctaaaacaataaaacaatgcagttcatgacccctttaatatattatgtgttt contains:
- the eif2d gene encoding eukaryotic translation initiation factor 2D isoform X2, encoding MLPAFTTWPPVLQKLSGGADLMLPGVVVSASGLPEVHQGDCCAVTLVMNRAPVAVGTAAVSSAEMRKSGMKGKGVNILHAYMDQLWAFGDKTHPPVIPVTNSPAQVEGETEGEECVEKEEVKDGSESVAVETSCQSMQELRLDEHEVLKEEQPVDDKEGEDTDGEEHDSKSPQEQMDELLLQCFLHALKTKVKKSDLPLLTSTFLSKHMVSCCPRGKQLDIKKSSYKKLSKFLLCMQRDHSLVQVKELSKGVESIVEVYWRNPELCSFSTPEDCGPEKESVEGSGACEVPYQPPEITQLYGVTARLEPLFQDAKKKKGTPLKASEVRNIITDYVKKNDLVHETNKNYVNINPALCDCLLEKSEYHEVETLKWDDLFSRTLIRMQACHEVLFPGQPPVVKKGQMEPIDITVASRGSNKKVTVIKNLEAFGLDPAVVADTLQRQVQASCVLNESPGAKNRVLVQIQGNQVQHVGKLLLDRYQIPRKYVQGLDKAPKPGKKK
- the eif2d gene encoding eukaryotic translation initiation factor 2D isoform X1 is translated as MFAKAFRVKSNTVIKGSDRRKLRTDISAAFPSLSVQELNELIPNKEELNIVKIYAHKGDSVTLYVLHKNPIFFQLEKQLFPTVYTLWRCPTMLPAFTTWPPVLQKLSGGADLMLPGVVVSASGLPEVHQGDCCAVTLVMNRAPVAVGTAAVSSAEMRKSGMKGKGVNILHAYMDQLWAFGDKTHPPVIPVTNSPAQVEGETEGEECVEKEEVKDGSESVAVETSCQSMQELRLDEHEVLKEEQPVDDKEGEDTDGEEHDSKSPQEQMDELLLQCFLHALKTKVKKSDLPLLTSTFLSKHMVSCCPRGKQLDIKKSSYKKLSKFLLCMQRDHSLVQVKELSKGVESIVEVYWRNPELCSFSTPEDCGPEKESVEGSGACEVPYQPPEITQLYGVTARLEPLFQDAKKKKGTPLKASEVRNIITDYVKKNDLVHETNKNYVNINPALCDCLLEKSEYHEVETLKWDDLFSRTLIRMQACHEVLFPGQPPVVKKGQMEPIDITVASRGSNKKVTVIKNLEAFGLDPAVVADTLQRQVQASCVLNESPGAKNRVLVQIQGNQVQHVGKLLLDRYQIPRKYVQGLDKAPKPGKKK